The DNA window CCCAGCCTTTGCGGCTGAGGCAGGGGCAGAACGGCTTTCACTACGTCGACGGCACTCCCACGGACTGCGTCCATCTCGCGATCACCGGTTTGCTGGAATCCGAACCGGACATGGTTATCGCGGGCATCAATCTTGGCGCCAACATGGGTGACGATGTGATCTACTCCGGGACCGTTGCCGCCGCCATGGAGGGGAGATTTCTCGGTCTGCCGGCCATGGCCGTATCCCTGGTCGGACACGAGGGTCGGCACTTCACTACCGCCGCGCGGGTGGTGCGCCAAGTGCTTGGCTGGTTGGTGGAGCGTCCGCTTCCGGCGGATACCATTTTGAACATCAACGTTCCGGATCTTCCCTACGAGCAACTGCGGGGTTTCGAGAGCACCCGCCTGGGCCACCGCCACAAATCCG is part of the Acidiferrobacteraceae bacterium genome and encodes:
- the surE gene encoding 5'/3'-nucleotidase SurE, which translates into the protein MHILLSNDDGYLAPGLAVLADSLREVAELNVVAPDRDRSGASNSLTLTQPLRLRQGQNGFHYVDGTPTDCVHLAITGLLESEPDMVIAGINLGANMGDDVIYSGTVAAAMEGRFLGLPAMAVSLVGHEGRHFTTAARVVRQVLGWLVERPLPADTILNINVPDLPYEQLRGFESTRLGHRHKSEPVVRDQDPRGETIYWVGPPGGEADAGPGTDFHAVRNSCVSITPLHVDLTRYTALESVADWLKQQDFSA